The following coding sequences lie in one Myxococcales bacterium genomic window:
- a CDS encoding AAA family ATPase, with protein MTLRRVLSASAQSLLILGIVLAANVAPAQETIPAPAPIAAPASDPRIDQIHALISGTLDVGVDPQSLFEVSLLDEDAIAVESVRVRVLLKAVDEASTPISRREKHRTVAAPNASGTPTLRDDIKNLDASEWQTRIALDRARLEFYSLSGARREALLVAHDNRQRAARPLETEEERQARESETERHQVLEAARKARSEAERLVGEVLAQVIAVESQVRHFRSRLKDERNQLIARQDIVLGWQRRVRQAKASTEVRADATYDALRRALKTSRNDLNRSLNVLSASSSDVPSLGKDKLAEIPPEIASDHVRARQNTVERAISMARRTERTLQEDRASTLLDEISTFNRERLGLLAFLSPDKRSAITGFTLEGWDQARSEARHLSLVLRYHWHVVGTWLAHLRSSGSPKISQWRTVAMGIPWVILALLFVWLRRRTPVWLRLLYHRAGESDRLDRRTSPSIQRRAVRFCMRIHRPLEWLLLVFIVMWLLPARARGLLEVQLLASAIGWILGGALVVDVINAIAAGGRVGLVHEEDAVPGLRLRSLRLVGRTVVVFALILVTTARLVGKGTVYSWVFSTCWFTAIPIFLLLIRWWRNTVFERLERARKTIPLRAWILSNQSGWKSFLAAMLGAVLLFTTGTVKIVRGWFSDVDLVRRAHAYLFRRELDKLEETHESARLDPISADALTALHPEAIAEQWLPNPADSILEQVSRRVTDQQGGVIALVGRRGMGKSTLLTELSKRAPTDFHQMVCTSDTALKDIQQLWSKDASASGAPALMLLDDAQALLKPVIGGLARLDEIMLFTREHAARTVWVFAFDASIWPLLKRARDGRPLVDETHVLEAWDEVQIGALLKDRNQRAGIEPLYDDLLDSLAPNLDIHDRTEALRVKEVGYVRMLWDHVRGNPGVALEAWRTSLGVDSAGQVHVRALHVPDATALETLPDSSLFVLRAVLQLAPAAIEDIARATRLDHDQVRNVCQYGRSAGFFMEENERVSVTWPWLRPIIRILERRHLLVTA; from the coding sequence ATGACGTTGCGGCGAGTCCTTTCGGCGTCTGCGCAATCGCTGCTTATCCTAGGCATCGTGCTAGCCGCCAATGTCGCCCCAGCGCAAGAAACAATCCCAGCCCCTGCTCCCATTGCCGCGCCAGCGTCGGATCCACGTATCGACCAAATCCATGCGCTTATCTCTGGTACCCTCGACGTGGGTGTCGATCCTCAATCGCTTTTTGAAGTCTCGCTTTTGGATGAAGACGCAATCGCGGTTGAATCCGTGCGCGTCCGGGTGCTGCTCAAAGCGGTGGACGAGGCATCCACCCCTATATCCCGCCGAGAAAAGCATCGCACCGTGGCCGCGCCAAACGCCTCGGGAACTCCGACGCTGAGAGATGATATTAAAAATCTTGATGCGTCCGAGTGGCAAACACGCATTGCACTCGATCGCGCGCGTCTTGAGTTTTACTCGCTAAGCGGAGCACGCCGCGAGGCGTTACTGGTGGCTCACGACAACCGTCAACGTGCAGCAAGGCCTCTTGAAACCGAAGAGGAGCGCCAAGCGCGTGAATCAGAGACAGAGCGGCATCAAGTGCTCGAGGCGGCTCGCAAGGCGCGTTCTGAAGCGGAGCGGTTAGTGGGCGAAGTGTTGGCTCAGGTTATCGCAGTGGAGTCGCAAGTCCGACACTTTCGCTCTCGCTTGAAAGATGAACGCAATCAGCTCATTGCTCGGCAAGACATCGTACTTGGCTGGCAGAGACGCGTACGTCAGGCAAAGGCATCAACCGAAGTGCGCGCCGATGCCACCTATGACGCGCTCCGCCGTGCACTGAAGACGTCGCGCAACGATCTCAATCGGTCTCTCAACGTTTTGTCTGCCTCCTCATCTGATGTGCCTTCCCTTGGCAAAGACAAATTGGCTGAGATCCCGCCCGAAATCGCTAGCGATCATGTGCGTGCGCGACAAAACACCGTTGAACGCGCGATTTCTATGGCACGTCGGACCGAACGCACCCTTCAGGAAGACAGAGCCTCGACACTGCTCGACGAAATTTCGACTTTCAACCGAGAGCGCCTCGGTCTTCTTGCATTTCTTTCTCCTGATAAGCGATCCGCGATCACCGGCTTCACCCTGGAAGGCTGGGATCAAGCCCGCTCGGAGGCTCGCCACTTATCTTTAGTGCTCAGATACCACTGGCACGTCGTCGGAACCTGGCTGGCACATCTGCGCTCCAGCGGATCACCTAAAATTTCGCAGTGGCGAACGGTGGCCATGGGAATTCCGTGGGTCATACTGGCCCTCTTGTTTGTCTGGCTGCGTCGGCGCACACCCGTGTGGCTGCGGCTCCTTTACCATCGCGCAGGGGAGTCCGACCGCCTCGATCGTAGAACGTCCCCGAGTATCCAGCGACGCGCTGTGCGATTTTGCATGCGAATTCATCGGCCTCTGGAGTGGTTGCTGCTCGTATTTATCGTCATGTGGCTTTTGCCAGCGCGTGCCCGGGGGCTCCTCGAGGTCCAACTCCTCGCCTCAGCGATCGGTTGGATCCTAGGAGGCGCGCTCGTGGTGGACGTCATCAATGCCATCGCGGCGGGCGGACGTGTGGGACTCGTGCATGAAGAAGATGCAGTGCCCGGCCTGCGCCTTCGATCGTTGCGCCTTGTCGGTCGCACTGTCGTTGTCTTTGCGCTGATCCTAGTAACCACTGCGCGACTTGTCGGGAAGGGTACTGTTTATAGCTGGGTGTTTTCGACCTGCTGGTTTACAGCCATACCGATATTTTTGCTCCTCATTCGCTGGTGGCGCAACACGGTGTTTGAGCGCTTGGAGCGCGCGCGTAAAACAATCCCTCTGCGCGCATGGATACTCTCAAATCAATCGGGCTGGAAAAGTTTCTTGGCCGCTATGCTAGGCGCAGTGCTGCTTTTCACCACCGGTACGGTCAAAATCGTTCGGGGCTGGTTTTCGGATGTTGATCTTGTGCGACGGGCGCATGCCTATCTCTTCAGGCGGGAGCTCGACAAACTGGAGGAAACACATGAAAGCGCGAGGCTTGACCCTATTTCCGCCGACGCGCTGACGGCGCTCCATCCCGAGGCAATAGCAGAGCAATGGCTGCCCAATCCGGCAGACAGCATCCTCGAACAGGTATCGAGGCGCGTCACGGACCAACAAGGTGGAGTGATCGCGCTGGTAGGCCGCCGAGGCATGGGCAAATCAACCCTCTTGACCGAATTGTCCAAAAGAGCCCCTACAGATTTTCACCAAATGGTATGTACTTCAGACACCGCGCTCAAGGACATCCAGCAATTATGGAGCAAGGACGCCTCAGCGAGCGGAGCCCCTGCTTTGATGTTGCTCGATGACGCCCAGGCATTACTGAAGCCCGTCATCGGAGGACTCGCCCGCCTGGACGAGATAATGCTTTTCACGCGAGAACACGCCGCCCGAACCGTCTGGGTATTTGCGTTCGATGCTTCGATCTGGCCTCTCTTGAAGCGAGCCCGTGACGGGCGACCACTAGTTGACGAAACGCACGTACTGGAAGCGTGGGATGAGGTTCAGATTGGAGCATTGCTTAAAGACCGCAACCAACGAGCCGGCATCGAACCTCTCTATGACGATTTGCTGGATAGCCTTGCCCCGAACCTCGATATACACGACCGCACAGAAGCGCTGCGCGTGAAGGAAGTGGGCTATGTAAGAATGCTGTGGGATCACGTACGCGGAAACCCGGGAGTTGCACTCGAAGCGTGGCGCACTTCTCTGGGAGTTGATTCCGCAGGCCAGGTGCATGTTCGCGCTCTTCATGTGCCTGACGCAACCGCACTTGAAACGCTGCCTGATTCGTCACTTTTTGTGCTTCGAGCCGTTCTACAACTTGCTCCCGCAGCAATCGAGGATATCGCACGCGCAACCCGGCTGGACCACGATCAAGTGCGGAATGTATGCCAGTATGGACGCTCAGCAGGTTTTTTTATGGAGGAGAACGAGCGCGTCTCCGTAACGTGGCCCTGGCTGCGACCGATCATTCGCATTCTTGAACGACGGCATCTGCTGGTGACGGCATGA
- a CDS encoding aldo/keto reductase codes for MTKLLTPMRQLGKHGPRVFPMALGCMGMSGMYGPANDGESIATIHAALDGGVTLLDTGDFYGMGHNEMLIGQALKGRRDEALLSVKFGAMRTPDGGWSGIDNRPVAVKNFLAYSLKRLGVDYIDIYRPARLDPLVPIEETVGAVKDLIQAGYVRYVGLSEVGPETIRRAHAIHPVSDLQIEYSLISRGAERKLFPVLLELGIGLTAYGVLSRGLLTGSKPASAGDFRAHLPRFSAENRAHNEQFITVMNALARQKHVQTSQLAIAWALAQGPHIVPVIGARTRAQLRESLGALDVELSPMDLQSIEKALSSAVVAGARYDAHQMRSLDSER; via the coding sequence ATGACAAAACTCCTTACGCCGATGAGACAACTTGGAAAACATGGACCACGCGTGTTCCCTATGGCGCTGGGGTGTATGGGCATGTCCGGAATGTACGGCCCCGCAAACGATGGTGAAAGCATTGCAACCATACATGCGGCCCTGGATGGTGGCGTTACATTGCTGGATACCGGCGATTTCTACGGTATGGGACACAACGAAATGCTCATTGGTCAAGCATTGAAGGGTCGCCGAGATGAAGCGCTTCTTTCAGTGAAATTCGGCGCCATGCGTACGCCCGACGGCGGCTGGAGTGGTATTGACAATCGTCCAGTAGCCGTGAAGAATTTTCTTGCTTACAGTCTGAAACGCCTTGGCGTTGATTACATAGATATCTATCGCCCTGCGCGTCTCGATCCCCTCGTGCCCATTGAAGAGACTGTCGGGGCCGTCAAAGATCTCATTCAGGCTGGCTATGTACGGTATGTGGGGCTGTCCGAAGTGGGACCAGAGACGATTCGTAGAGCGCATGCCATCCATCCCGTTTCGGATCTTCAGATCGAATACTCTCTCATCAGTCGTGGGGCCGAGCGCAAGCTATTTCCCGTGCTACTCGAGCTGGGCATCGGACTCACGGCGTATGGTGTATTGTCGCGCGGTCTTTTGACCGGCTCCAAGCCAGCGAGCGCGGGTGACTTCCGCGCACATCTGCCGCGCTTTAGCGCCGAGAACCGTGCACACAACGAACAGTTTATCACCGTCATGAATGCTTTGGCTCGCCAGAAGCATGTGCAGACCTCCCAGCTCGCGATTGCTTGGGCTCTCGCTCAGGGCCCACATATTGTCCCGGTCATCGGAGCAAGGACTCGTGCGCAACTGAGGGAGTCCTTAGGCGCGCTCGATGTGGAGCTCTCTCCTATGGACCTTCAAAGCATCGAAAAAGCCCTGTCTTCAGCTGTCGTTGCCGGGGCTCGATATGATGCGCATCAAATGCGGAGCCTCGATAGCGAACGGTAG
- a CDS encoding cation:proton antiporter, producing MDAHDFLVALSAVLGVAAVTTVLCRRLHLPVVVGYILAGFILGPHVTIPLTVNRQIVQMLSELGIILVMFFLGLEFRVGKLLSLGTTAGITAVLECSLMIWLGFLAGQFFGWTTIESVFAGAIVAISSTTIITKAFEEYDVKGTLRELVVGVLIVEDLVAIVLLTTLTALGSGAGLSAKDIAMTTGKLTVFLMGLMSFGLLLVPRSVRAITRLGSPETTLIASIGFCFAVSLLAHELGYSVALGAFIAGSLIAESGEQLSIQQLIHPVRDIFAAIFFVSVGVLIDPELIIAHWPAVLALTLVVIAGKIVGVTMGAFLTGNGVRTSVQAGMSLAQIGELSFIIAGLGLSLRSTRNFLFPIAVAVSVITTLSTPVLIRVSGPVANYIDRKLPRPIQTFVALYGSWMENVRSEAPELTRQMEIRHYLRLLVLDLALLAAIAIATKVFMAPMAAILEGKLSLDPNVARAIVIMVAIALAVPLTAGVVRVAGRLGLTIAWAALPAAAEGTDDRAAAPRRSLVVTLQFGIVLLAGLPLLAVTQPILGGVYGPALFGLLLAILGIGIWRGAANLEGHVRAGAQTIVEMLIAQARKGRPGRSQSRVRPSSALKQMSEMLPGLGQPTAVKLDKKSSAIGRTLADLNLRGVTGATVLAITRGEEGLLIPTAKEILQAGDVLALAGSQDAIRDATLLLT from the coding sequence ATGGATGCCCACGATTTCTTAGTGGCCCTTTCGGCGGTGCTCGGTGTGGCCGCCGTCACCACAGTACTTTGTCGGCGCCTGCACTTGCCGGTGGTCGTTGGCTACATTCTGGCCGGGTTCATTCTAGGTCCTCATGTGACCATTCCACTCACGGTTAATCGGCAAATCGTGCAGATGCTTTCCGAATTGGGCATCATTTTGGTCATGTTTTTCCTGGGCCTGGAGTTCAGGGTAGGCAAACTGCTGTCTTTGGGCACCACGGCGGGGATTACGGCGGTTCTAGAGTGTAGTCTGATGATATGGTTGGGGTTTCTGGCCGGTCAGTTTTTCGGCTGGACGACGATTGAGAGCGTTTTCGCTGGGGCAATCGTAGCAATTTCCAGTACCACTATAATTACTAAGGCGTTCGAGGAGTATGATGTTAAAGGTACGCTTCGAGAGTTAGTGGTGGGGGTTCTGATTGTGGAGGACCTGGTCGCGATTGTGCTTCTGACCACACTGACCGCGCTCGGGTCGGGGGCGGGACTCTCGGCCAAAGACATCGCGATGACGACCGGTAAATTAACGGTCTTCTTAATGGGGCTGATGAGTTTTGGATTGTTGCTGGTGCCGCGATCGGTCAGGGCCATTACCCGACTTGGCAGTCCCGAAACCACGCTCATTGCAAGCATTGGCTTTTGCTTCGCTGTCTCCCTTCTGGCCCACGAGCTCGGCTATTCGGTAGCGCTCGGGGCGTTCATTGCCGGATCCCTGATCGCAGAATCGGGCGAGCAATTGAGTATCCAGCAGCTTATCCATCCCGTTCGTGATATCTTCGCAGCGATATTTTTCGTATCGGTGGGCGTGTTGATCGACCCGGAGTTGATCATCGCACACTGGCCGGCGGTATTAGCACTCACGTTGGTGGTCATCGCTGGCAAAATTGTTGGGGTAACTATGGGAGCCTTTCTGACGGGCAATGGGGTGCGCACGTCGGTGCAGGCGGGGATGAGCCTGGCTCAGATTGGCGAGCTTTCTTTTATCATCGCGGGTCTAGGTCTGTCGCTGCGCTCGACGCGAAACTTTCTTTTTCCCATCGCGGTGGCGGTTTCTGTGATCACGACTCTCAGCACGCCAGTGCTTATTAGAGTGTCTGGTCCAGTTGCCAACTACATCGATCGGAAACTGCCTCGCCCTATTCAAACCTTCGTGGCGCTCTACGGAAGTTGGATGGAAAACGTGCGAAGTGAGGCGCCGGAACTTACGCGACAGATGGAGATCCGCCATTATCTTCGCCTGCTCGTTTTGGATCTTGCTCTCCTTGCGGCAATCGCCATCGCCACTAAAGTGTTCATGGCGCCCATGGCTGCCATACTGGAGGGCAAGCTCTCGTTGGATCCCAACGTGGCGCGCGCGATAGTCATCATGGTAGCGATTGCACTTGCGGTACCGTTGACCGCAGGTGTGGTGCGCGTGGCGGGGCGGCTCGGGCTCACGATTGCGTGGGCCGCGTTGCCTGCTGCAGCAGAAGGAACAGACGATCGCGCGGCCGCTCCGCGGCGCTCTTTGGTCGTCACACTTCAGTTTGGGATTGTCTTGTTGGCGGGGCTGCCTCTGCTTGCGGTGACGCAACCGATTCTTGGAGGGGTCTATGGTCCTGCGCTTTTTGGACTCCTCTTGGCGATATTGGGAATCGGCATCTGGCGCGGCGCCGCCAATCTTGAAGGCCACGTGCGCGCCGGTGCCCAGACTATCGTGGAAATGCTCATCGCCCAGGCGCGGAAGGGGCGTCCGGGCAGATCGCAGAGCCGTGTCCGCCCGAGCAGCGCTCTCAAGCAGATGAGTGAGATGTTGCCGGGTTTGGGACAACCAACTGCGGTAAAGTTGGACAAGAAAAGCTCCGCCATTGGCAGAACGCTGGCCGATCTCAATCTGCGTGGTGTGACTGGCGCCACGGTGTTGGCCATCACGCGTGGCGAGGAGGGGCTTTTGATCCCTACGGCCAAGGAGATTCTTCAGG